The nucleotide sequence CTTTTCTTGAACAATATATTCATGTGGACAAAACCCTCCTTATTCTTCATGCTTTGAGCCTCAGTGAGAATCATGAAGACTGAGGATAAaagaattcaagaaaaaaaatagaaatcttGTCCCAAAGTAAGATATTCAACAAagacagctttttgaaaacGCCTTAGTCTAACAATGACCATGAAAGAGTGGTAAGTTAATTAAGCAACATTGTTGaatatattttttgacttttaagATAAAATTGCATTCATTAAACAAGGAAGGTATTCCAAACCTGAGGAATGACTCCAATTTCAAGCAGTAGAGGGCCAAGAATGAAGCCACCACCAGAACCAAGGAGTCCCCCAACAGTGCCACCAAGGAGGCCACAGAAGGCACATAAGAGCAGCTGCCACCTACGAAACTCAATGGAGGCCTCACAAACACATTCCCAGTTCCCACACATCCTCCTCTCCCTGCTCTCCCTCCACAATTTTGCTGCCTCCCATCCAAAAACGCTCAAGGCAATTGGAAACTGTCAAGTTAATCAAATTAAACAAGAAATTACTAACTAATCCTTTTTAATTacaataaattattatttttataatataatcatTGTAGAGAAATTAAAAGTAATACAGATGAATAAGAGAAATTAGGCAAATTAGTTGAGGTTGAGGTCCCCCACCTGCAAGATATTGACCACCCAGTAGAAAGGACTGCAGACTTCTGAATTGTTCTGCGGCCACACCAAATCATTGTGAGTaattcattcaagagagaaaaatGAGGGTAGAAAAAGGAAGGAATCTGTCAGAATATAGGTAAAGAACAAGAGAAACTGAGTTAAAAGCTTAGGAGTGTTGCCTTTAGGATTTGGAGGAGCAGGAAAGAGGACCAAACAAGCATCAGCACCAAGATCCCCTTCCACCTTATGTTGAAGAGCAATATATCCttgaaaaattaaagaaaataattcaattaaCCAATAAACAGATAGATGATACTGTGTCATATGAGTAGTTTAGtgttttttctcttgtttcaGATATATGAATTTTTTCACTTACAAGTCCTGATTTCTCTGGCTGAGGAAGTAGAGGCCTGTATTCTGAATCAATGATAActgcttcaaaaaaaaaagcgtTAAAATCAAATCAAGCAATTGGAATGGCTAATTGGTTAAGCATCTATAACATTGGTTCCTTTTTGTAAAAAAGGGAAGACTAACCATCATTTCCATTAAATTCAGACTTGGCCTCCTGCTCTTGCTTCTCCATCTCCATCTGCACTCGGTCATAGATTTACGGGTCGATTAAGAACTACAGTTCAAAAAGAATCAATCTTCTTCTTGCTAACATTACTCTCCAACTtctgagaaaagaaaagaagaaacaaacagaCCTTGAGCATGGTTTCCTGCTTCCACATCTCAATTCCCTTGAAGAAAGACCTTGATGAAGTACCTAAAGTATTTACAAACATCATTGCCATTAACTACATGTTCATCATTACCATCTTTTGTATCTGACTATTAGTATCCTGCAGAAGAACTTAAGAGGTTCGGAGTCTGAAAACTAACCCAAGAAGAGAAAGATAATGAGAACAGTGATGAGCCAGTAGGGAAACACTACACTTAGCTCTACACCGATAGTGATTCCCAGCATGAGCATGGGCTGGAACAGCAGCGCCAGGTTGTAGTCTATGATCGGCACCTCCTTCGAAGGATGCGATACCCGAAGATTGTACCACACCGACGATGCAGACGCTCCCATGATCATACCTAAGAgacaaagaaacaaaaaacgATCATACGCATAACAAGCCTTGTCGGCATGATCCACTGTGATCCAGCACCGAAGAACTGTAAAAGCATACATTTTGAGAGGGCGGCGGCAGCCTTGGTGTCGAAGCCGACGATGAGATTAAGCATGGGGACGAAGATGCCACCGCCCCCGACACCGCCCACCGTGCCGAAGGCTGAGCCCAAGAAGCCAATGATCGTCGCCAAGATGGTCCTCCAATTCAACTCCAGCTCCTGTTTGTCCAGTCCCACATCAAACACCTTGTCACAATATCGCATAGGACAGGTGGAAAAGAATGGAAATAAGAGATCAAGAGTCCTCACCGGCCAAACTCTGGTGTCCTTGGACGAGGCAGCAAGGAGGTTGCTTTGAGATCCATCGGAAGAATATTTGCTAGAGACGAAGAAAGCGGCGGCTATGGCTATAGAGGAGGCGGCAAGGAGATAAGAAATGAATCCCTTGGTGCCGCTGCTGTTGATGAAGCCATAGCTAATGCCATCCATCAGACTTGAACAAAACTCCTCCTCTCGT is from Phoenix dactylifera cultivar Barhee BC4 chromosome 6, palm_55x_up_171113_PBpolish2nd_filt_p, whole genome shotgun sequence and encodes:
- the LOC120111134 gene encoding sulfite exporter TauE/SafE family protein 4-like, with protein sequence MDGISYGFINSSGTKGFISYLLAASSIAIAAAFFVSSKYSSDGSQSNLLAASSKDTRVWPELELNWRTILATIIGFLGSAFGTVGGVGGGGIFVPMLNLIVGFDTKAAAALSKCMIMGASASSVWYNLRVSHPSKEVPIIDYNLALLFQPMLMLGITIGVELSVVFPYWLITVLIIFLFLGTSSRSFFKGIEMWKQETMLKMEMEKQEQEAKSEFNGNDVIIDSEYRPLLPQPEKSGLDILLFNIRWKGILVLMLVWSSFLLLQILKNNSEVCSPFYWVVNILQFPIALSVFGWEAAKLWRESRERRMCGNWECVCEASIEFRRWQLLLCAFCGLLGGTVGGLLGSGGGFILGPLLLEIGVIPQVASATATFVMMFSSSLSVVEFYFLKRFPIPYALYLIAVSVMAGFWGQFFVRKLIKILKRPSIIIFILSSVIFASALTMGVVGTEKSIFMIKQDEYMGFLDFCEKY